One genomic segment of Rhizorhabdus phycosphaerae includes these proteins:
- a CDS encoding VirB4 family type IV secretion/conjugal transfer ATPase: MTRWIGPAAWARREARAGDRLPYERLVDEHSVALRDGALMRSMHIPGLPFETEEADMLNHRLAVREVMLRSMLDARFVLYHHVVRRRIVPELAEVQSDPLSVEIDRGWRERLGARRLYVNEQFVTIVRRPARGKSGWAERLRRSLSSAIDQSDLRALDLATTALLSALEPYGARLLGSYPLHGGACSEPLELLSALYNGEMRPVQRPQDDRVLGEFLPYARVSFGLDAIETRGPSGRSFAAMLGIKDYPDATRPGLIDGLLRLPHELVLTESFAPVDRQVARERIDLALRRLRVADEGAAAERAEMMAARDALGSGQAGFGDHHLSLLVRASDLGELDRAMALATAALADTGTVAVREDVNLEPSFWGQFPGNEAYIVRRALISTANAAGFLSLHGHPMGQPRGNHWGAAVTVLETTASTPYFFNFHENDLGNFTVIGPSGSGKTVVLNFLTAQAQKFAPRTVFFDKDRGAEIFLRGIGGHYARLTPGTATGFNPLLLADTPVNRAFLREWLATLVKAEGAEESAIVAEAIDACYDHEPVLRRLCHVRDLLRGGRRPEAGDLACRLDPWIGQGEHAWLFDNMRDALDLSVRVAGFDMTALLDQPELRTPTMMYLFHRIEERLDGEPTMILIDEGWKALDDPLFAARIRDWMKTLRKRNAIVGFATQSARDALDSSIASAIVEQTATMIFTPNAKARKEDYCAGFGLSEHELDLIRSLPSNSRCFLVRHANHSVVARLDLAGMPALLTVLSGREATVRRLDIVRAAVGDDPARWYPIIAGAAWPAGDGDAALLEAAE; encoded by the coding sequence ATGACACGCTGGATCGGACCAGCCGCCTGGGCAAGGCGCGAAGCGAGGGCTGGCGATCGGCTGCCTTATGAGCGTCTCGTCGATGAGCACAGCGTGGCCCTGCGGGACGGTGCGCTGATGCGGTCGATGCACATTCCCGGCCTGCCGTTCGAGACGGAAGAGGCCGACATGCTGAACCACCGGCTGGCGGTGCGCGAAGTCATGCTGCGCAGCATGCTCGATGCCAGGTTCGTTCTCTATCATCATGTCGTCCGGCGCCGGATCGTGCCGGAACTGGCCGAGGTGCAGTCGGATCCGCTTTCTGTCGAGATCGACAGAGGGTGGCGCGAGCGGCTCGGCGCGCGCAGGCTCTACGTCAACGAGCAGTTCGTGACGATCGTGCGCCGTCCCGCACGGGGCAAGAGCGGCTGGGCCGAAAGACTGCGGCGCAGTCTTTCCAGCGCGATCGACCAGAGCGACCTGCGCGCCCTCGATCTCGCGACGACCGCCTTGCTGTCGGCGCTCGAGCCCTATGGTGCCAGGCTGCTGGGCTCCTACCCGCTCCATGGGGGAGCGTGTTCCGAACCGCTGGAGCTGTTGTCCGCCTTGTACAACGGCGAGATGCGGCCCGTTCAACGGCCACAGGACGACCGCGTCCTCGGCGAGTTCCTCCCTTATGCTCGGGTCAGCTTCGGCCTCGACGCCATCGAGACGCGCGGTCCCTCGGGGCGGAGCTTTGCTGCGATGCTGGGCATCAAGGACTATCCCGATGCGACACGGCCGGGATTGATCGACGGGCTGCTGCGGCTGCCCCATGAACTGGTGCTCACCGAAAGTTTCGCTCCGGTCGACCGGCAGGTCGCACGTGAGCGGATCGACCTGGCGCTGCGGCGTCTGCGCGTCGCGGACGAAGGGGCCGCCGCGGAGCGCGCCGAGATGATGGCGGCGCGCGATGCGCTCGGGTCCGGTCAGGCCGGTTTCGGCGATCATCACCTCAGCCTTCTGGTGCGCGCGTCGGATCTCGGCGAACTGGATCGCGCCATGGCCCTGGCGACGGCCGCGCTGGCCGATACAGGCACCGTCGCCGTGCGCGAGGACGTCAATCTGGAGCCGTCCTTCTGGGGTCAGTTTCCCGGTAACGAAGCCTATATCGTTCGCCGGGCTCTCATCTCCACCGCCAATGCCGCCGGCTTCCTGTCGCTGCATGGACACCCGATGGGCCAGCCGCGCGGCAACCACTGGGGGGCGGCGGTGACGGTCCTGGAGACAACGGCCTCGACGCCCTATTTCTTCAACTTCCACGAAAATGATCTCGGCAACTTCACGGTCATCGGCCCGTCCGGATCGGGCAAGACGGTCGTGCTGAACTTCCTGACGGCGCAGGCGCAGAAATTCGCGCCGCGCACCGTCTTCTTCGACAAGGATCGAGGCGCAGAGATCTTCCTGCGCGGCATTGGCGGCCATTATGCCCGCCTGACCCCGGGAACCGCGACCGGCTTCAACCCGCTTCTGCTTGCCGACACCCCGGTCAACCGTGCGTTCCTGCGCGAATGGCTGGCGACCCTCGTAAAGGCGGAAGGCGCGGAGGAGAGCGCGATCGTCGCCGAGGCGATCGATGCCTGCTACGATCATGAACCCGTGCTCAGGCGGCTGTGCCATGTGCGTGACCTGCTGCGCGGGGGACGGCGGCCGGAAGCCGGGGATCTCGCCTGCCGGCTCGACCCGTGGATCGGGCAGGGCGAGCATGCCTGGCTGTTCGACAATATGCGCGACGCGCTCGATCTTTCGGTGCGCGTCGCCGGTTTCGACATGACAGCGCTGCTGGATCAGCCCGAATTGCGCACCCCCACGATGATGTACCTGTTCCATCGGATCGAGGAGCGGCTCGATGGGGAGCCGACGATGATCCTGATCGACGAGGGGTGGAAGGCGCTCGACGATCCGCTGTTCGCGGCGCGGATCCGCGACTGGATGAAGACGCTTCGCAAGCGCAACGCGATCGTCGGCTTCGCGACGCAGTCGGCCAGGGATGCGCTCGACAGCAGCATTGCCTCGGCGATCGTCGAGCAGACCGCGACGATGATCTTCACACCGAACGCCAAGGCGCGAAAGGAGGATTATTGCGCAGGTTTCGGGCTGTCGGAGCACGAGCTCGATCTCATCCGTTCGCTTCCCTCGAACAGCCGCTGCTTCCTGGTCCGGCATGCCAACCATTCGGTGGTCGCCCGGCTCGACCTTGCGGGAATGCCCGCGTTGCTGACGGTCCTCTCCGGTCGCGAAGCGACCGTTCGCCGGCTCGACATCGTCCGCGCCGCGGTCGGCGATGATCCGGCGCGCTGGTATCCGATCATCGCGGGTGCGGCATGGCCCGCCGGGGATGGCGATGCGGCGCTTTTGGAGGCTGCCGAATGA
- a CDS encoding type IV secretion system protein VirB3 yields MLSRAPIFRALTRPQMFGGVTYSFFIVNLAVTTEAFLVTRSFWALPVALGVHGCGYLACLREPRIFDLWLTRVSRCPRTRNWRRWGCNSYAP; encoded by the coding sequence ATGCTCAGCCGGGCCCCCATCTTCCGGGCGCTGACACGGCCCCAGATGTTCGGTGGCGTCACCTACAGCTTCTTCATCGTCAATCTGGCGGTGACGACCGAGGCCTTTCTGGTGACCCGCAGCTTCTGGGCGCTGCCCGTCGCGCTCGGTGTGCATGGCTGCGGCTATCTCGCCTGCCTGCGTGAGCCGCGCATCTTCGATCTCTGGCTGACCCGCGTCAGCCGCTGTCCCCGCACCCGCAACTGGCGGCGCTGGGGTTGCAACAGCTACGCGCCCTGA
- a CDS encoding TrbC/VirB2 family protein yields the protein MTMQADPQGSGPILAALGWLQGTLLGNVATAVAVIAVAMVGFMMLSGRINWRFGATVILGCFILFGASAIVSGIQSAALVAR from the coding sequence ATGACGATGCAGGCCGATCCCCAGGGCTCCGGCCCCATCCTGGCCGCTCTCGGCTGGCTGCAGGGCACGTTGCTGGGCAATGTTGCCACTGCCGTGGCGGTGATCGCCGTGGCCATGGTCGGCTTCATGATGCTCAGCGGGCGCATCAACTGGCGTTTCGGCGCGACCGTGATCCTCGGCTGCTTCATCCTGTTCGGCGCCAGCGCGATCGTCAGCGGTATCCAGTCCGCCGCGCTCGTCGCGCGCTGA